One Canis aureus isolate CA01 chromosome 35, VMU_Caureus_v.1.0, whole genome shotgun sequence genomic region harbors:
- the RPL24 gene encoding large ribosomal subunit protein eL24, with protein sequence MKVELCSFSGYKIYPGHGRRYARTDGKVFQFLNAKCESAFLSKRNPRQINWTVLYRRKHKKGQSEEIQKKRTRRAVKFQRAITGASLADIMAKRNQKPEVRKAQREQAIRAAKEAKKAKQASKKTAMAAAKAPTKAAPKQKIVKPVKVSAPRVGGKR encoded by the exons ATGAA GGTCGAGCTGTGCAGTTTCAGCGGGTACAAGATTTACCCCGGACATGGCAGGCGCTACGCCAGGACCGACGGGAAG GTCTTCCAGTTTCTTAACGCAAAATGCGAGTCGGCCTTCCTTTCCAAGAGGAACCCTCGGCAGATCAACTGGACTGTCCTCTACAGAAGAAAGCACAAAAAGGGACAGTCG GAAgaaattcagaagaaaagaaCCCGCCGTGCAGTCAAATTCCAGAGGGCCATCACTGGGGCATCTCTTGCTGATATAATGGCTAAGAGGAATCAGAAACCTGAAGTTAGGAAGGCTCAACGAGAACAGGCCATCAG GGCTGCCAAGGAAGCAAAAAAGGCTAAGCAAGCATCTAAAAAGACAGCAATGGCTGCTGCTAAG GCTCCCACAAAGGCAGCACCTAAGCAAAAGATTGTGAAGCCTGTGAAGGTTTCCGCACCCCGAGTTGGTGGAAAACGCTAA